The genomic segment GCAGGTAGCACCCAATGGTCGTACATTCTTCATTGATCATGCCTCAAGGCGTACCACTTGGATAGATCCACGTAATGGACGCGCCAGTCCCATGCCAAATCAGACACGGCGTGTTGAAGATGATTTGGGACCATTACCCGAGGGTTGGGAGGAACGCGTACACACAGATGGGCGTGTATTTTATATTGATCACAGTAAGATTACAAAAATTAACCTTCTCAGTGATATGAAATCATACTCTGGATATTTTGCAGACACAAGAACAACACAATGGGAAGATCCACGACTGTCAAATCCAAATATTGCCGGACAAGCGGTACCTTATTCCAGGgattacaaacaaaaatatgaatATTTCAAGAGTCATCTTAGGAAACCTGTAAGTgctatgaaattttgttgaatcaTCTTAGCCCTTATGGAATaacaatttttggaaatgttTTTTGCAGACCAATGTACCCAATAAATTTGAAGTGCGTGTTCGTCGTATATCAATATTAGAGGACTCATACAGGATTATTAGCCAAGTAACCAAAACTGATTTATTGAAGACCAAGCTGTGGGTAGAATTTGAAGGAGAAACTGGTTTAGGTAAGGAATGTGatggcagcaaaaaaaaatacttaagtTTGGTCCACAGACGAGCAAATGAAAAAACTCACAATAAATGttaatacaacaagtaaaaaggcgttaagttcggccgggccgaactttggatacccaccaccaaagtacatatataccaccgggtatatatgtaaaccacctttcatcgtaatccggcgaaaaatgcattatttatgccccatagcagttatatccaaatctggtccgatttggaccaaaattgacacggacattgagtggactaataagtacaagtataaaaaacaaatattggatttttggtagccatatccagatatagaccgatctaaaccatatacgatacggacgtcgaaaagcctaacataaggcactgtgtcaaatttcagcaaattccgataataaatctggcttttatgggcccaagaccttaaatcgagagatcggtctatatggccgtaatatcaaaatctgaaccgagctgggccaaattgaagagggatatcgaagggccttacaaaactcactgtccgaaatttcagcgaaatcggacaataaatgcgccttttatgggcccaaaatcttaaatcgagagatcggtctatatggcatctatatccaaatctggactgatccaagccaaattaaagaagaatgttgaagggcctaacacaactcactgtcccaaatttcggcgaaagcggacaataaatgcggttttatgggcccaaaaccttaaatcgtcagatccgtttatatggtagctatatccaaatctgaaccgatctgggccatattgcagaaagatgtcgacggacctaatttaactcactgtcccaaatttcagctacatcggacaataaatgcgccttttatgggtccaaagccttaaatcgagagatcggtctatatggcagctatatccaaatccaaagatatcgaagagcccaacacaactcactgttccaaatttaggcaaaatcggtcaataaatgcgccttttatgggcccaaaacctttaatcggcggatcggtttatatggcagctatatccaaatctgggccaaattgaagaaggatgtcggctggcctagcacaactcactgtaccaaattttagcaaaatcggttaataaatgtggccttaatgggcctaagaccctaaatcggcggatcggtctatatgacagatatatccaaatctgaactgaactgggccatattgcagaaagatgtcgaggagcttaacacaactcactgtcccaaatttaggtccataaatgcgcccaaaatgggcccaaaaccttaaatcagcggatcggtctatatggcagctatatccaaatctggaccgatgtgggccaaattgagaaggatatcgactggcctaacacaactcactgtaccaaattttagcaaaatcggttaatatatgtggcttttatgggcctaagaccctaaatcggcggatcggtctatatggcagatatatccaaatctaaaccgatgtggaccaaattgaagaaagatgtcgaagggcctaacacaactcactgtcctaaatttcagcaaaatcggataataaatgtggcttttatggacctaagacaataaaatatgggagctatatcaagatatagtccgatgtagcccatcttcaaacttaacctgctaatggacaaaagaaaagaatacgtgcaaaatttcagctcaatatcactatttttaaagactgtagcgtgatttcaacagacagacggacggacatggcatactttatagggtcggaaatgcatatttcgatgtgttgcaaagggaatgacaaaattaatatacccccatccttcggtggtgggtataaaaatcattgcgaaagttttatttttgattgATTTCTTACTAATTTCTTATAACCttcttgttgttttgtttcatttgttcctttttatttgaaaatatttcagatTATGGTGGCTTGGCCAGAGAATGGTTCTATTTGCTCTCCAAGGAAATGTTCAATCCCTATTATGGCCTTTTCGAGTATTCTGCCATGGATAATTATACACTACAAATAAATAATGGCAGTGGTCTCTGCAATGAAGACCATTTGCACTACTTCAAGTAAGTTTTAAAAATGAGTTTTTGATAAGTTCTAAGTAGTTCTAATAAGTTTTCTGATAATTCAAGATTCATTGGTCGCATAGCTGGCATGGCCGTGTATCATGGCAAACTTTTGGATGCCTTCTTCATACGCCCCTTCTATAAAATGATGTTACAAAAGGCTATTGATCTCAAGGACATGGAATCAGTGGATACGGAATATTATAATTCCCTTATGTGGATTAAGGAGAATGATCCCCGTCAACTGGAGTTAACGTTCTGTGTCGATGAGGACACTTTTGGGCAAAAGAGCCAGCATGAATTGAAACCGGGTGGTGCCAATATTGAGGTGACCGACGATAACAAAGATGAATACATCAAACTGGTTATTGAATGGCGTTTTGTGGCGCGTGTCAAAGAACAAATGACTGCCTTCTTGGATGGATTTGGTTCCATCATACCCTTGAATATAATCAAAATATTCGATGAACATGAGTTGGAGCTGCTCATGTGTGGCATACAAAATATCGATGTCAAGGATTGGCGCGAGAACACCCTTTACAAGGGCGACTATCATCAAAATCACATTATCATACAATGGTTTTGGAGAGCTGTGCTCTCCTTCCCCAATGAGATGCGCTCACGTTTGCTGCAGTTTGTTACAGGCACCTCTCGTGTACCTATGAATGGTTTTAAGGAATTGTATGGGTCGAATGGCCCCCAAATGTTCACCATTGAGAAATGGGGTACACCCAATAACTATCCAAGGGCCCATACATGGTATGTAGCTACTGACTGTCTGTCTTATCAAAAGATTTTCCATTTTCGATAACTTTGTCTCCTTCTTTTTTAAATACAGTTTCAATCGCTTGGATCTGCCTCCTTATGAAGGCTATTTGCAATTAAAGGACAAACTTATTAAAGCCATCGAGGGAAGTCAGGGCTTTGCTGGAGTCGATTAACAACAACTTGTTCATGATAATGCTGATAATAATGATGGATGCAAATGCTTACGTTTCTATTATGGGTATTCACAATCACAACGATGGCGTCGCCCCTCAGAGTGGACCACAATGATGGCGACAATCATAATTCctaaacaaaaatcgaaaataccaactttttggaaaacaaaaaaaaaagaaagaaaaaagaagaaaattacgCCGCCAAGAATGGCCATAGCCGATCCAGTCTACGAATGTTTCGAAACCATCATACAACGAAGACTAAATAAATACACAATAGACGCGTAATTAAGTCGTGGCCTTTTTCCAAAAACACTTGTACTTATTTATTTGCCTGTTTCCccttcttgttttttctttttgtataaTCATAATTTTTACTAATATGTTTGTAATTAAAGCAGACGCGATAActatagaaaaataaattatttgacAATTACTTGAACAACTATACTTGAAACTGTTAAttgcatcattttttttttagcatagTTTGTGGTGGGACTTttcggaaaaaaaaaactcaacaagaaaccagtaaggaaaggcaaaatcggaataccctacacctatcctataaatacaatgtgagagatatatctaattctgaactaattttgatggacctcggcgtatGTTTTCAGGTGGGTTATTAAACCATttgtatcacatttcgagcaaatatcttCGAACTGTACTAACTaaagttgacaaatgacaacattatttcaAATTGCCCTGTTTCTAAAATATATACTAAATCCcaaccaatttcgagcaaacttgtTAGTTTCCtctggaagtcgtcgaggaaagcgttgtactaaattttggcatgattggtcaatatatgcgcttgcagtggctcttggagtgaaaatcgggctttatacatatatgacagctatatctaaatctgggccaatttctatgaaattcaccagtaatgtcaagagagtcaagagaaaatacctgctgccaaatttggagagaatcggttaacaaatgaccattatattgcataattattgcaaattgggagccagggacgtagccaggatttaatttttttttggggggggtccaccccacttctttttcgaaatcgaaaattgccaaaattcttctgttactgtgaaattggtaaaaaaaaacctcaacttttttttttgaaaattgtagtcaCTATTGGGTGCcggaactgacccatcggcggtgagtcaagagaaaatccctcctgccaaatttcgagagaatcggttaacaaatgaccattatattgcgtaattactgcaaatcggacaaacatatatatgggagccaggatTTAATTTTGGTGGGGGCCcaccccatttttttttttcaaaatcgataaaattgccaaaattcttctgttactgtaaaattggtaaaaaaaactcaattttttttttgaaaattgtagtcgCTATTGCGTGTAGGAACTGACCCATCAGCGGTGACaattggtcataaagtcagagctgaattttgcactgattggCAACACAGTGCAAtaaatggcttcgaacgctaggcaGCGCTTGcttgctgctgctccgtgtgcccaggttacATTAACAACGAAAAATAttcaagaatagagctgccttagaaaaattctagaaaGAAAAATTCTAAAGAGGTAgcgcaatgaaatttggattggtctaaagtagacgactgaaaccagttacaacaatttttcccgtcatgttttgggggaaaattggcttatcGAAAGTcggttatttttttatatcccaaaaatcaaaaatcaatcaaaaaatttcttaaaattcttaggagtgagatttctggaatctgttttaatgtcttgttaCATTTGatgattctaaaaaaaaaattatggcaatAACCCTACTTCTTTTAACAGCAGGTtctatttgatatcaaaatcattaaatccagctttcttcgctaaatggtcataaaatattaagaacattatttttttattgtagggGCTTAGGAATGAGAATGAGAATTTgtcccttctcgattcctggtggtaatgttcttcctaacagtaatgttctcattaggggaggattggcacctcagacacttcgactcaaatatggatataaaattcgtgttgTACGttccaaatctctttaatttgacccccgtattgccatggccggtaaatatgaaccgtttggagggtgttttggggctgggaatagatatcaaattcgttctttattccaacCAGAAATGAAGTTCACTTTacgggggtgctttagggcgtaccccaaaacacttggctcctaaattggatagcaaatttgttttctactctacctttcatttttattttttgggaggaaaagcgccacctatacttgaacgcaaattttaatgtcatattcgtaatctacgccctaatacctttcattttagccttttcatatagccatggtcggctaatatgcccatttgggggtgggcgacctcccattacttggacctaatgttttatgccatatttgtaatctactgcctaatatatttcatttgagtcccatatcgacatgaacttcgaatatatctgtttagagaagtttttttggggcaagggggagggtccgcctccccccgatatctaaaaatgtccattttgggcgtttttgtggggctggggtgaccccctatacttcgacatgaatttgtatgccagattcgttatctactctcgcatactttttatttgatacccatattgtctttatcggtccacttttgattttgggtggcgcttttagggtaacggtgaagggtccgcccccttccattgTCAATagattataaagcctattcctacttcctgcccatattcgtaatctactcccgaatacctttcatttgagtccatattgccatgatcgtgaaatatacctattttaaggggttttggggctggggcggccccccaggtacttggacccaacttttattatgaaatacgTACTCTTTtcttgaataactttcatttgaatcccatactgtcccgatcggttcacttcgggcatgccgcagtgtgacacctctttagagagaagttttacatggcatagtacctcacaaatgttgtcagcattaggaggggaaaaccaccgctgaattttttttctgatggtctcgccaggattcgaacccagacgttcagcgtcatagacggatatactaacctctgcgctacggtggcctcctaatcgATTAGTATATTGAACTCACATAACCGAAAAtccggtttttatacccaccaccgaaggatgggggtatattcattttgtcattccgtttgcaacacatcgaaatatccatgtccgaccctataaagtatatatattcttgatcagcgtaaaaatctaagacgatctagatatgtccgtccgtctgtccgtctgtctgttgaaatcacgctacagtctttaaaaagagatattgagctgaaattttgcacagattctttttttgtccataagcaggttaagttcgaagatgagctatatcggactatatcttgatatagcccccatatagaccgatcctccgatttcgggttttaggcccacaaaagccatatttattatccgattttgatgaaatttgggacaggaagttgtgttaggcccttcaacatccttcgtcaatttggctcagatcggtccagatttggatatagctgccatatagaccgatcctccgatttcgggtcttaggcccacaaaagccatatttattatccgattttgatgaaattcgagacagttaattgtgttaggcccatcgacatccttcggcccagattggtacagatttggatatagctgccatatagaccgatcctccgatttagggtcttaaagccataaaagccacatttattatccgattttgctgaagtttgggacagtgagttgtcttaggcccttcgaaatctgtctttaatttggcccagatcggttcagatttggatatagctgccatatagaccgatttcatgatttaaggttttgggcccataaaatgctcatttattgttcgatgtcgccgaaattcgggacagtaaattaaatgaagcccctagacatacttttgcaatatcgcaaatatcggtccagatttggatatatctgccatatagaccgatatctaggtcttaggttttggggccataaaagacgcatttattgtctgatgtcgctgaaatttgagacagtgagtttagttaggctcttcgacttccttcttcaattttgcccagatcggtctagatttgaatatagctgccatatagaccgatctctcgatttaagttttttgggcccataaaagaggcatttattgtccgatttcgccgaaatttgggacagtgctttaagttagactcttcgacatttttatgcaacttggcccaaatcggtccagatttgaatat from the Stomoxys calcitrans chromosome 1, idStoCalc2.1, whole genome shotgun sequence genome contains:
- the LOC106092293 gene encoding E3 ubiquitin-protein ligase Nedd-4 isoform X6, producing the protein MSTRSASATDGGDAPRPPPRRRASAAAGQQQRRFSSNSSQEFSAGHTPRRSLATVNDATDTCHLRIVILSGQSLAKKDIFGASDPYVRLDLNTINGDINIDSVLTKTKKKTLNPTWNEEVVFRVKPSEHKLVFQVFDENRLTRDDFLGMVELTLVNLPTEQEGRTIAPQIYPLRPRRSVGAKSRIKGTLEIYHAFIHEQREPVDADPSSGDWEHVENVALTGAAPAANAFVANGSHDALPSGWEERQDANGRTYYVNHTARTTQWERPTNLNTNHANINMEAAASDFQRRFHISVDDSETNRTATEDADQTDSGNRSQTSASSTRRNSVEDNNAATTEQAAPSADEEPLPPRWSMQVAPNGRTFFIDHASRRTTWIDPRNGRASPMPNQTRRVEDDLGPLPEGWEERVHTDGRVFYIDHNTRTTQWEDPRLSNPNIAGQAVPYSRDYKQKYEYFKSHLRKPTNVPNKFEVRVRRISILEDSYRIISQVTKTDLLKTKLWVEFEGETGLDYGGLAREWFYLLSKEMFNPYYGLFEYSAMDNYTLQINNGSGLCNEDHLHYFKFIGRIAGMAVYHGKLLDAFFIRPFYKMMLQKAIDLKDMESVDTEYYNSLMWIKENDPRQLELTFCVDEDTFGQKSQHELKPGGANIEVTDDNKDEYIKLVIEWRFVARVKEQMTAFLDGFGSIIPLNIIKIFDEHELELLMCGIQNIDVKDWRENTLYKGDYHQNHIIIQWFWRAVLSFPNEMRSRLLQFVTGTSRVPMNGFKELYGSNGPQMFTIEKWGTPNNYPRAHTCFNRLDLPPYEGYLQLKDKLIKAIEGSQGFAGVD
- the LOC106092293 gene encoding E3 ubiquitin-protein ligase Nedd-4 isoform X7; protein product: MSTRSASATDGGDAPRPPPRRRASAAAGQQQRRFSSNSSQEFSAGHTPRRSLATVNDATDTCHLRIVILSGQSLAKKDIFGASDPYVRLDLNTINGDINIDSVLTKTKKKTLNPTWNEEVVFRVKPSEHKLVFQVFDENRLTRDDFLGMVELTLVNLPTEQEGRTIAPQIYPLRPRSAKSRIKGTLEIYHAFIHEQREPVDADPSSGDWEHVENVALTGAAPAANAFVANGSHDALPSGWEERQDANGRTYYVNHTARTTQWERPTNLNTNHANINMEAAASDFQRRFHISVDDSETNRTATEDADQTDSGNRSQTSASSTRRNSVEDNNAATTEQAAPSADEEPLPPRWSMQVAPNGRTFFIDHASRRTTWIDPRNGRASPMPNQTRRVEDDLGPLPEGWEERVHTDGRVFYIDHNTRTTQWEDPRLSNPNIAGQAVPYSRDYKQKYEYFKSHLRKPTNVPNKFEVRVRRISILEDSYRIISQVTKTDLLKTKLWVEFEGETGLDYGGLAREWFYLLSKEMFNPYYGLFEYSAMDNYTLQINNGSGLCNEDHLHYFKFIGRIAGMAVYHGKLLDAFFIRPFYKMMLQKAIDLKDMESVDTEYYNSLMWIKENDPRQLELTFCVDEDTFGQKSQHELKPGGANIEVTDDNKDEYIKLVIEWRFVARVKEQMTAFLDGFGSIIPLNIIKIFDEHELELLMCGIQNIDVKDWRENTLYKGDYHQNHIIIQWFWRAVLSFPNEMRSRLLQFVTGTSRVPMNGFKELYGSNGPQMFTIEKWGTPNNYPRAHTCFNRLDLPPYEGYLQLKDKLIKAIEGSQGFAGVD